A genomic window from Nocardioides sp. BP30 includes:
- the argJ gene encoding bifunctional glutamate N-acetyltransferase/amino-acid acetyltransferase ArgJ, which translates to MSVTHPRGFLAAGVAAGLKSTGKPDVALVVNQGPSYASASVFTSNRCKANPVLWSQEVVKDGVVKAVVLNSGGANCYTGAEGFQTTHQTAERVAEHVGIGAGDVVVCSTGLIGLLTLREHLLAGVDAAAQALAADGGQAAAEAIMTTDTVAKQVVVAGEGWSIGGMAKGAGMLAPALATMLVVLTTDADLPADELDQALRAATRVSFDRLDSDGCMSTNDTVTLLASGASGVRPGIEEFTAKLSEACRDLALQLLADAEGADHSIAITTLNAASEEDAVEVSRSVARSNLFKAAIFGKDPNWGRILASVGTTAAAFDPADLDVALNGVWVCRASTPAEDPAVISLEEREVTVTIDLKSGDASATVWTNDLTHAYVHENSAYSS; encoded by the coding sequence GTGAGCGTGACCCACCCGAGAGGGTTCCTGGCGGCCGGTGTCGCCGCCGGGCTGAAGTCCACCGGCAAGCCGGACGTCGCCCTGGTCGTCAACCAGGGCCCCTCGTACGCCTCGGCGAGCGTGTTCACCAGCAACCGCTGCAAGGCCAACCCGGTGCTGTGGAGCCAGGAGGTCGTCAAGGACGGGGTCGTCAAGGCGGTCGTGCTCAACTCCGGTGGGGCCAACTGCTACACCGGTGCCGAGGGCTTCCAGACCACCCACCAGACCGCCGAGCGCGTCGCCGAGCACGTCGGCATCGGCGCCGGCGACGTGGTCGTCTGCTCCACGGGGCTGATCGGACTGCTCACCCTCCGCGAGCACCTGCTCGCCGGCGTCGACGCGGCCGCGCAGGCGCTGGCCGCCGACGGTGGTCAGGCTGCCGCCGAGGCCATCATGACCACCGACACCGTCGCCAAGCAGGTCGTGGTGGCAGGCGAAGGGTGGTCGATCGGCGGCATGGCCAAGGGCGCCGGCATGCTGGCGCCCGCGCTGGCCACCATGCTCGTGGTCCTCACCACCGACGCGGACCTCCCGGCCGACGAGCTCGACCAGGCGCTGCGCGCCGCCACCCGGGTCAGCTTCGACCGGCTCGACTCCGACGGCTGCATGTCCACCAACGACACCGTGACGCTGCTGGCCAGTGGCGCCAGTGGCGTGCGCCCCGGCATCGAGGAGTTCACGGCCAAGCTCTCCGAGGCGTGCCGGGACCTCGCGCTCCAGCTTCTCGCCGACGCCGAGGGCGCCGACCACTCCATCGCGATCACCACGCTCAACGCCGCCTCCGAGGAGGACGCCGTCGAGGTCTCCCGCTCGGTGGCCCGCAGCAACCTGTTCAAGGCGGCGATCTTCGGCAAGGACCCCAACTGGGGTCGCATCCTGGCCTCGGTGGGCACCACCGCCGCCGCCTTCGACCCCGCCGACCTCGACGTCGCGCTGAACGGCGTCTGGGTCTGCCGCGCGTCCACGCCGGCCGAGGACCCCGCCGTCATCAGTCTCGAGGAGCGGGAGGTCACCGTCACCATCGACCTCAAGTCAGGTGACGCCTCGGCGACGGTGTGGACCAACGACCTCACCCACGCCTACGTGCACGAGAACAGCGCCTACAGCTCATGA
- the argB gene encoding acetylglutamate kinase codes for MSEHNLPTKVVFTPDESREKAVTLAAALPWLKKYNGKIIVIKYGGNAMIDERLKEAFAEDIAFLRLAGFKPVVVHGGGPQISRMLDRLGIQSEFRGGLRVTTPEAMDVVRMVLVGQVQRELVGLLNQHGPLAVGLSGEDAGLFTAVPAHTVVDGEEVDLGLVGEVSDVRPDAVLDLIEAGRIPVISSVAPDGSGQAHNVNADTAAAALAVALGAEKLLVLTDVEGLYRDYGNSDEVIGEISPEALAELMPSLASGMVPKMSACLQAIRGGVPRATVVDGREQHAVLLEIFTDDGIGTQVLPGVETKIRKARA; via the coding sequence ATGAGCGAACACAACCTGCCCACCAAGGTGGTCTTCACCCCTGACGAGTCGCGGGAGAAGGCCGTCACGCTCGCCGCGGCGCTGCCGTGGCTGAAGAAGTACAACGGCAAGATCATCGTGATCAAGTACGGCGGCAACGCCATGATCGACGAGCGCCTCAAGGAGGCCTTCGCCGAGGACATCGCCTTCCTGCGGCTGGCCGGGTTCAAGCCGGTCGTGGTGCACGGCGGAGGACCGCAGATCTCCCGCATGCTCGACCGGCTCGGCATCCAGTCCGAGTTCCGCGGCGGCCTGCGGGTGACCACGCCCGAGGCGATGGACGTGGTGCGGATGGTCCTGGTCGGGCAGGTCCAGCGCGAGCTCGTCGGCCTGCTCAACCAGCACGGCCCGCTCGCCGTCGGGCTCTCCGGCGAGGACGCCGGCCTGTTCACCGCCGTCCCGGCCCACACCGTCGTCGACGGTGAGGAGGTCGACCTGGGCCTCGTGGGCGAGGTCAGCGACGTGCGGCCCGACGCCGTGCTCGACCTGATCGAGGCCGGCCGGATCCCGGTCATCTCCAGCGTCGCCCCCGACGGCTCGGGCCAGGCCCACAACGTCAACGCCGACACCGCCGCGGCGGCCCTCGCGGTCGCCCTGGGCGCCGAGAAGCTGCTCGTGCTGACCGACGTGGAAGGTCTCTACCGCGACTACGGCAACTCCGATGAGGTCATCGGTGAGATCAGCCCCGAGGCGCTGGCCGAGCTGATGCCCTCGCTGGCCAGCGGCATGGTGCCCAAGATGAGCGCCTGCCTGCAGGCCATCCGCGGGGGCGTCCCTCGCGCCACTGTCGTCGACGGTCGCGAGCAGCACGCCGTCCTGCTCGAGATCTTCACCGACGACGGCATCGGCACCCAGGTGCTTCCCGGCGTCGAGACCAAGATCAGGAAGGCACGGGCATGA
- a CDS encoding acetylornithine transaminase: MTATSQQTGQQTSQQRYQHALMNTFGAPKLVLTRGRGARVWDEDGNEYVDLLGGIAVNALGHAHPALVEAVTAQLSTLGHISNFFASGPQIQLAEKLLSLLGAEGKVFFTNSGTEANEAAFKLTRRTGRTHLVAMRNSFHGRTMGALALTSKEAYRAPFEPLPGEVTFVEYGDADALAAAVTDRTAAIVIEPLQGEAGVVVPPAGFLARAREIADEHGALLWFDEVQTGMGRTGAWFAHLSAGVRPDVITLAKGLGGGFPIGACLGLGAAADLLQPGNHGTTFGGNPPACAAALAVIGTIENEGLLERAAVLGRRLREGLAADPRVGEVTGEGLLIGVVTDLDTAAIATAALDRGFILNNATPQRVRLAPPLVLTDEDVDAFLGAWPAILDAAEGHA; this comes from the coding sequence ATGACCGCCACCAGCCAGCAGACCGGCCAGCAGACCAGCCAGCAGCGCTACCAGCACGCGTTGATGAACACCTTCGGCGCACCCAAGCTCGTGCTGACCCGCGGCCGGGGAGCCAGGGTCTGGGACGAGGACGGCAACGAGTACGTCGACCTCCTCGGCGGGATCGCCGTCAACGCCCTCGGCCATGCCCACCCGGCGCTGGTCGAGGCGGTCACGGCGCAGCTCTCCACGCTCGGTCACATCTCGAACTTCTTCGCCTCCGGCCCGCAGATCCAGCTGGCCGAGAAGCTGCTCTCGCTCCTCGGGGCGGAGGGCAAGGTCTTCTTCACCAACTCCGGCACCGAGGCCAACGAAGCCGCCTTCAAGCTCACCCGCCGCACCGGTCGCACCCACCTCGTCGCCATGCGGAACTCCTTCCACGGCCGCACGATGGGTGCCCTGGCGCTGACCTCCAAGGAGGCCTATCGCGCGCCGTTCGAGCCGTTGCCCGGCGAGGTCACGTTCGTCGAGTACGGCGATGCGGACGCGCTGGCGGCCGCCGTCACGGACCGCACCGCCGCGATCGTGATCGAGCCGCTGCAGGGCGAGGCCGGTGTGGTGGTGCCGCCGGCGGGCTTCCTGGCTCGGGCGCGGGAGATCGCCGACGAGCACGGTGCCCTGCTGTGGTTCGACGAGGTGCAGACCGGGATGGGCCGCACAGGAGCGTGGTTCGCGCACCTGTCGGCGGGCGTCAGGCCCGATGTCATCACCCTCGCGAAGGGGCTCGGCGGCGGCTTCCCGATCGGCGCCTGCCTCGGTCTCGGCGCCGCGGCGGACCTGCTCCAGCCCGGCAACCACGGCACCACGTTCGGCGGCAACCCGCCGGCGTGCGCTGCCGCTCTCGCCGTCATCGGGACCATCGAGAACGAGGGCCTGCTCGAGCGGGCCGCCGTGCTCGGCCGGAGGCTGCGCGAGGGTCTCGCCGCCGACCCGCGGGTCGGCGAGGTCACCGGGGAGGGGCTGCTGATCGGGGTGGTGACCGATCTGGACACCGCAGCGATCGCCACGGCCGCGCTCGACCGGGGCTTCATTCTCAACAACGCCACGCCCCAGCGGGTGCGGCTGGCACCGCCGCTCGTCCTCACCGACGAGGACGTGGACGCCTTCCTCGGCGCCTGGCCGGCCATCCTCGACGCCGCGGAGGGGCACGCGTGA
- the argF gene encoding ornithine carbamoyltransferase, which produces MSAPTSPVRSFLRDDDLSPAEQAHVLGLAATLKAAPYDHRPLAGPRTVATIYDKPTLRTQSSFSAGIAELGGHPMLVDGGLAGIGVRESVADVARVLGRQASVIVWRTFAQAKLEEMAAYAAVPVVNALTDEFHPCQLLADLLTIREHKGTLAGLTVVFLGDAACNMGNSWALAGVTAGMHVRFGAPEGYTPDAEVLATAATIGAQTGGSVELHADPARAVAEADVLVTDTWVSMGKEDEAAQRVAVFSAYALTADLVAQAKDDAIVMHCLPAYRGKEIDAEVIDGPQSVVWDEAENRRHAQKAILTFLAEESGLSAQRVEAPGSSR; this is translated from the coding sequence GTGAGCGCCCCGACGAGTCCCGTCCGTTCGTTCCTGCGCGACGACGACCTCAGCCCTGCCGAGCAGGCGCACGTCCTCGGTCTGGCCGCCACGCTGAAGGCAGCGCCGTACGACCATCGGCCGCTGGCCGGCCCGCGCACCGTCGCGACGATCTACGACAAGCCGACGCTGCGCACCCAGTCCTCCTTTTCCGCCGGCATCGCCGAGCTCGGCGGTCACCCGATGCTCGTCGACGGTGGCCTCGCCGGGATCGGTGTGCGGGAGTCGGTCGCCGACGTGGCGCGGGTGCTCGGCCGCCAGGCGAGCGTCATCGTGTGGCGCACGTTCGCCCAGGCGAAGCTGGAGGAGATGGCAGCGTACGCCGCCGTGCCGGTCGTCAACGCGCTGACCGACGAGTTCCACCCCTGCCAGCTGCTGGCCGACCTGCTCACCATCCGCGAGCACAAGGGCACGCTCGCCGGGCTCACGGTCGTCTTCCTCGGCGACGCGGCCTGCAACATGGGCAACTCCTGGGCGCTCGCGGGGGTCACGGCAGGGATGCACGTGCGCTTCGGTGCTCCGGAGGGCTACACCCCCGATGCGGAGGTCCTGGCGACCGCTGCCACGATCGGCGCGCAGACCGGCGGTTCCGTGGAGCTGCACGCTGATCCGGCACGCGCTGTCGCGGAAGCCGACGTGCTCGTGACCGACACCTGGGTGAGCATGGGCAAGGAGGACGAGGCGGCGCAGCGGGTGGCGGTGTTCTCGGCCTATGCGCTGACCGCCGACCTGGTCGCACAGGCCAAGGACGACGCCATCGTGATGCACTGCCTGCCGGCCTACCGGGGCAAGGAGATCGACGCCGAGGTGATCGACGGTCCGCAGAGCGTCGTCTGGGACGAGGCCGAGAATCGGCGGCACGCCCAGAAGGCGATCTTGACCTTCCTGGCCGAGGAGAGCGGCCTGTCCGCCCAGCGTGTCGAGGCGCCCGGATCGTCGCGATGA
- a CDS encoding arginine repressor, which produces MSEQATRPATKNARHQLIVDLVSSHEIRSQTELADLLAGNGVRVTQATLSRDLVELEAVKVRAASGVLVYAVPGEGGDRRPVSAGESGAARSRLARLCGELLVSVEASANLVVLRTPPGAAQFLASAFDKAELPDILGTIAGDDTVLVIGRDPQGGEDLVRRFLALAQHTWSAGEEPSDHLRTDHHDHDGHHRQHNTEHSEEEQ; this is translated from the coding sequence ATGAGCGAGCAGGCCACCCGTCCGGCGACGAAGAACGCTCGTCACCAGTTGATCGTGGACCTGGTCTCGAGCCACGAGATCCGCTCGCAGACCGAGCTCGCCGATCTGCTCGCGGGCAACGGGGTCAGGGTCACGCAGGCGACCCTCTCGCGCGACCTGGTCGAGCTGGAGGCGGTCAAGGTGCGGGCGGCCTCCGGAGTGCTGGTCTACGCGGTGCCGGGTGAGGGCGGCGATCGCCGGCCCGTCAGCGCGGGGGAGTCCGGTGCAGCGCGTTCCCGGCTGGCCCGGCTGTGCGGCGAGCTGCTCGTCAGCGTCGAGGCCAGCGCGAATCTGGTCGTCCTGCGCACGCCGCCGGGTGCGGCCCAGTTCCTGGCGAGTGCGTTCGACAAGGCGGAGCTACCCGACATCCTCGGCACGATCGCCGGCGACGACACCGTGCTGGTCATCGGTCGCGACCCGCAGGGCGGCGAGGACCTGGTCCGCAGGTTCCTCGCGCTGGCACAGCACACCTGGTCGGCCGGCGAGGAGCCGTCCGACCACCTCCGCACCGATCACCACGATCACGACGGTCACCACCGTCAGCACAACACAGAACACTCGGAAGAGGAGCAATGA
- the argG gene encoding argininosuccinate synthase, producing the protein MSKVLTSLPVGERVGIAFSGGLDTSVAVAWMRSKGAIPCTYTADIGQYDEPDISGVPDRAQQYGAEIARAVDIKPQLVEEGLAALACGAFHIRSGARAYFNTTPLGRAVTGTMLVRAMQADEVNIWGDGSTYKGNDIERFYRYGLMANPELRIYKPWLDADFVAELGGRHEMSEWLLANGLPYRDSTEKAYSTDANIWGATHEAKTLEHLDVSLETVEPIMGVKFWDQGVAIETEDVAVSFEAGRPVAINGKRYDGAGGAVALVLEANAIGGRHGLGMSDQIENRIIEAKSRGIYEAPGMALLFAAYERLLNAVHNEDTLANYHTEGRKLGRLLYEGRWLDPQALMLRESIQRWIASLVTGTVTLRLRRGDDYTILRTEGSNFSYHPEKLSMERVENAAFGPTDRIGQLTMRNLDIADSRAKLELYASQPLDQGTVLVENGTLFGELPAGGFDQIAANGEVDAEAEAVLDEVAMESGTD; encoded by the coding sequence ATGAGCAAGGTCCTGACCTCCCTGCCCGTCGGCGAGCGCGTCGGCATCGCGTTCTCCGGAGGCCTCGACACCTCGGTCGCGGTCGCCTGGATGCGCTCGAAGGGTGCGATCCCGTGCACCTACACCGCCGACATCGGGCAGTACGACGAGCCCGACATCTCCGGTGTCCCCGATCGCGCCCAGCAGTACGGCGCCGAGATCGCCCGAGCCGTCGACATCAAGCCGCAGCTGGTGGAGGAGGGACTGGCCGCGCTCGCGTGCGGCGCCTTCCACATCCGCTCCGGTGCGCGGGCCTACTTCAACACCACGCCGCTGGGCCGTGCGGTGACCGGCACGATGCTGGTCCGCGCCATGCAGGCCGACGAGGTCAACATCTGGGGTGACGGGTCGACGTACAAGGGCAACGACATCGAGCGCTTCTACCGCTACGGCCTGATGGCCAACCCCGAGCTGCGGATCTACAAGCCGTGGCTGGACGCCGACTTCGTCGCCGAGCTCGGCGGCCGTCACGAGATGAGCGAGTGGCTCCTCGCCAACGGGCTGCCCTACCGGGACTCCACCGAGAAGGCGTACTCCACCGACGCGAACATCTGGGGCGCGACCCACGAGGCCAAGACGCTGGAGCACCTCGACGTCTCGCTGGAGACCGTCGAGCCGATCATGGGCGTGAAGTTCTGGGACCAGGGCGTCGCGATCGAGACCGAGGACGTCGCCGTCAGCTTCGAGGCCGGGCGCCCGGTGGCGATCAACGGTAAGCGGTACGACGGGGCCGGCGGGGCGGTAGCCCTCGTCCTCGAGGCGAACGCGATCGGTGGCCGGCACGGCCTGGGCATGTCCGACCAGATCGAGAACCGGATCATCGAGGCGAAGTCGCGCGGCATCTACGAGGCGCCGGGGATGGCGCTGCTGTTCGCGGCGTACGAGCGGCTGCTCAACGCCGTGCACAACGAGGACACGCTGGCGAACTACCACACCGAGGGCCGCAAGCTCGGCCGGCTGCTGTACGAGGGTCGCTGGCTGGACCCGCAGGCACTGATGTTGCGCGAGTCGATCCAGCGTTGGATCGCCTCGCTGGTGACCGGGACCGTCACGCTCCGGCTGCGGCGCGGCGACGACTACACGATCCTGCGCACCGAGGGCTCGAACTTCTCCTACCACCCCGAGAAGCTGTCGATGGAGCGCGTCGAGAACGCCGCGTTCGGCCCGACCGACCGGATCGGTCAGCTCACCATGCGCAACCTGGACATCGCCGACTCGCGCGCGAAGCTGGAGCTCTACGCCAGCCAGCCGCTCGACCAGGGCACGGTGCTGGTGGAGAACGGCACGCTCTTCGGTGAGCTCCCGGCCGGCGGCTTCGACCAGATCGCCGCGAACGGCGAGGTCGACGCGGAGGCCGAGGCAGTGCTGGACGAGGTCGCCATGGAGTCCGGGACCGACTGA
- the argH gene encoding argininosuccinate lyase, producing MTDETTPASTPASTTGEGKLWGGRFAGGPSPELERLSRSTHFDWRLGLYDLAGSHAHAKALGAAGLLSAEEELELHRGLDVLAARWSSGELRPAESDEDVHGALERLLIEEVGAEVGGKLRAGRSRNDQIATLFRSYLLDHGRVVGGLVLDLVEALAGQAESHLGAIMPGRTHLQHAQPVLLSHHLLAHAWAMLRDVDRLADWRARVESDSPYGSGALAGQSLGLDPELVARELGFTGSTANSIDGTASRDFVAEFAFVCAQIGVDVSRIAEEVILWATKEFDFVTLHDSWSTGSSIMPQKKNPDISELARGKAGRLIGNLTGLLATLKALPLAYNRDLQEDKEPVFDSVDTLEVLLPAFTGQIATLVYNTARMAELAPQGFSLATDIAEWLVREGTPFRIAHELAGACVRAAEAKGTELDGLTDEEFAAISPALTPQVRLVLTAQGSVASRNGRGGTAPERVAEQLVELRACAAAYRGGLG from the coding sequence ATGACCGACGAGACGACGCCCGCCTCGACGCCCGCCTCGACGACGGGGGAGGGCAAGCTGTGGGGCGGCCGGTTCGCCGGCGGTCCCAGCCCGGAGCTGGAGAGGCTCTCCCGCTCGACGCACTTCGACTGGCGCCTCGGTCTGTACGACCTGGCCGGCTCGCACGCGCACGCGAAGGCGCTGGGCGCGGCGGGCCTGCTGAGCGCCGAGGAGGAGCTCGAGCTGCACCGCGGCCTCGACGTACTCGCCGCGCGCTGGAGCTCGGGCGAGCTGCGCCCGGCCGAGTCCGACGAGGACGTGCACGGCGCACTGGAGCGTCTGCTGATCGAGGAGGTCGGTGCCGAGGTCGGCGGCAAGCTGCGGGCGGGCCGCTCCCGCAACGATCAGATCGCCACGCTGTTCCGGTCCTACCTGCTCGACCACGGGCGGGTCGTCGGCGGGCTGGTGCTCGACCTGGTCGAGGCGCTCGCCGGGCAGGCGGAGTCCCACCTCGGGGCGATCATGCCGGGACGCACGCATCTCCAGCACGCGCAGCCGGTCCTGCTGTCCCACCACCTGCTCGCGCACGCCTGGGCGATGCTGCGCGACGTCGACCGGCTCGCCGACTGGCGAGCCCGGGTGGAGAGCGACTCGCCGTACGGCTCGGGCGCGCTCGCGGGCCAGAGCCTGGGCCTGGATCCGGAGCTGGTGGCTCGCGAGCTCGGCTTCACCGGATCGACGGCCAACTCGATCGACGGCACCGCCTCGCGCGACTTCGTGGCGGAGTTCGCCTTCGTCTGCGCCCAGATCGGCGTGGACGTGAGCCGGATCGCCGAGGAGGTGATCCTGTGGGCGACCAAGGAGTTCGACTTCGTCACGCTGCACGACTCGTGGTCCACCGGCTCCTCGATCATGCCGCAGAAGAAGAACCCGGACATCTCCGAGCTCGCCCGCGGCAAGGCGGGCCGACTCATCGGCAACCTCACCGGGCTGCTGGCCACGCTGAAGGCGCTACCGCTGGCGTACAACCGGGATCTGCAGGAGGACAAGGAGCCGGTCTTCGACTCCGTCGACACCCTCGAGGTGCTGCTGCCGGCGTTCACCGGCCAGATCGCCACCCTGGTCTACAACACGGCGCGGATGGCGGAGCTGGCACCGCAGGGGTTCTCGCTGGCGACCGACATCGCGGAGTGGCTGGTGCGGGAGGGGACGCCGTTCCGGATCGCGCACGAGCTCGCCGGTGCGTGCGTACGAGCCGCCGAGGCCAAGGGGACCGAGCTCGACGGCCTCACCGACGAGGAGTTCGCAGCGATCTCTCCGGCGCTCACCCCGCAGGTGCGGCTGGTGTTGACGGCACAGGGCTCGGTCGCCTCCCGGAACGGACGCGGGGGCACCGCCCCCGAGCGCGTCGCCGAGCAGCTCGTCGAGCTGCGGGCCTGCGCTGCGGCATATCGCGGAGGGCTGGGCTGA
- a CDS encoding DNA-3-methyladenine glycosylase has protein sequence MSLEEALDGPAESVAPRLLGALLTHAGVTVRLTEVEAYAGALDPGSHAYRGRTARNEVMFGPAGRLYVYFTYGMHTCANVVCAPDGEAAAVLLRAGEIVGGIELARERRQRSSDRDLARGPARLCRALDLSLGDYGADLSGPTITLRLADPAADYLTGPRVGLRAAADRPWRFWLPGEPSVSAYRPAKRLEGRD, from the coding sequence ATGTCGCTCGAGGAGGCGTTGGACGGGCCGGCCGAGTCGGTCGCGCCACGTCTCCTCGGTGCGCTCCTCACGCACGCAGGGGTGACGGTGCGCCTGACGGAGGTGGAGGCGTATGCCGGAGCCCTCGACCCCGGGTCCCACGCCTACCGCGGACGGACGGCTCGCAACGAGGTGATGTTCGGCCCGGCGGGCCGGCTGTACGTGTACTTCACCTACGGCATGCACACCTGCGCCAACGTCGTCTGTGCGCCCGACGGCGAAGCCGCGGCCGTGCTGCTGCGCGCCGGGGAGATCGTGGGAGGGATCGAGCTCGCACGGGAGCGGCGGCAGCGGTCGAGCGACCGCGACCTCGCGCGCGGTCCTGCGCGACTGTGCCGAGCCCTCGACCTGAGCCTCGGCGACTACGGCGCCGACCTGTCCGGTCCGACCATCACGCTCCGGCTCGCGGACCCGGCCGCGGACTACCTGACCGGCCCCCGGGTGGGGCTGCGCGCCGCTGCCGATCGGCCCTGGCGGTTCTGGCTCCCGGGGGAGCCGAGTGTCTCGGCGTACCGGCCCGCGAAGCGGCTCGAGGGGCGCGACTGA